Genomic window (Alnus glutinosa chromosome 9, dhAlnGlut1.1, whole genome shotgun sequence):
CATGGAAGGCGATCCAATTCTACAATTCCCAAGGATGGAAGCATGTTTTATTTGAGGAGGACTCACAGTTGGTAAAGGAGCTCAACAGATCTACTGAAAGCTGAAGTTCTTTTGGCAACTTGATAAAGGACTCTAAGGCAACGCTCCTTAATTTTGATTCATTTATGGTTCAGCATGTTAGTCGAGTAGCAAATTCTGCTGCTCACTGTTTGGCTAAAGTGGCTTTGTCTCTAAGGCTAGATCAGGTGTGGATGGAGGGATATCCTCCTCCCATCCAAAGTATTGTACTTGCTGAGCAAGCGAATTCtctttgattttataaaataccattattcctcaaaaaaaaaaaaaaaaaaacataaaaactgcCCTATATGCCAATCGCCAAACAGATCATGACGACTGATCAAAGTGAAACCCATTTTATTAATACAAAGTCTTGAATGCATCTGCAAAGGGACGTTCAACGCCTATCatctaaaaatgttttaaaagaaCATGTGCGGTGCGAGATGTGGCAAAACACCGAAAGATATTGAAGAAAGCGAACAAATGCATAATatgtcttctctctctctctctctctctctctctctctctcactctctctcacacacactctctctgtCTGCCTGCTAAGTAActgggaaaagaagaaaaagaataggatTGGGAGGAATCCTAGGTTTAAGCACAATGTACAAGATTACCAACCGTCAACATTGCTACTAGCTCCATCCAACGTACGTTCTCACTCTCTTTGTGTCGGATGAAAATACAATGATAAGAAGGTTGCTTTCCAAATGAAAACAAATCCGCCACATTTTCCCTCCTTATTCATTCCTTTTCGACAGATCAGTTGTAGACCGTTCCATCATAAATAGGGCACTCTCTCTTGAGATTGGCCCTTCATAACAACGCCAACCTCTCCTCAAAAATACATATTTACAGATATCTATCACAGGATTATGGATGATGCCTTTTATGTCTTCCTCGTCTTGAGTTAAACTTGCAATGAGAAGCAGCAGCACAACCCAGGATGGATTGGAATAAGATTCAAGCAAAGCAATCACGGGCAAAGTTCAACAGAATGGGGAAACTAGGGAACAGTTCCTGCAAACCATCTACTCACAAGCTGATCAAAGGTGGCCACAAATTTGAAACTATGGACATTGATTCCTGCACACACAAGAATTTATACACATTTTTTCGTTAATTGCAACCAAAGAGATCAACAACAatacagaaacaaaaacaaaaagtttcaaaaacgACAACAGCTGTGCAAGGGTGTAACATATGAAGCTAGTTTGGTGACTGTCTGTTACAGAAATTTAGTAATGAAAACTTGGATAAAGTATTAATGAAGATCAGGAGGGAGAGCTCATTTCTCTCTTTGAGCAGAGACTCTCATATGCACCCAACTCCAGGTAATTCAAGAGTAATACTGAAGATATATGCATTCACAGGATTTCACATTCAAGACGTAGATGATGTTATTCTCCTGAGCATATATAGCCAAACACCAAATGACCAATTCAACTGTTCAATTGTGAAATCCCCTTCAACAAGATTAAATGTCATGATAAATCTAGACGCATCAGACTCCAGAAAGAAACACAGTTAACACCGTTCAAGCAAAACCAAAGGGAATATAAACTCGTGCGCACGTGCATCAACAGATTCAATAATCTTTTGGAAACCCAAAAAGAGTCTGACTAATTGAAAATTCATATACTAAAGTTTTCCCAGATCAGAAATAACTTTTTGATAAGACTTGCTTATCGCAATATGTCCTATTTATCTAGAGATGACTGggcatatgcatgcatgcatatgagTGTACACATGATCACACATAGACCATATCTTAACATGTTCATATAGTTATAGGATATCATAGTAATAAAGTACTATATGAATGTCAAATGCTCTAGTTACTTGCTTTTATTCATCTTAGAAATGAAAATGCCATGAGACAATTGAGGGCACAACACTTACATCCACCCATATCTAAAATTAGTTCATTAACAAATATGTTTTCCTCAACTGACCTAAAAGCGCAGATTAATAAGAATAATGTGTTTATTATCAAGAAAATCATAGTCATTATTCCCATACTTTATTTGCCATCTGTCACTCCAATGCATATGAATCAATGCTTCTTTTTTGTGTATGTAAAGGACCAGATGCtcaatatatatgtatgatttgaaattttatatttaagaaaacaaCCAATGTCCTTCATGTCTAGGTTTTTGGGATTTGCCACTTCCGAGGCCCTGTGTCCATGAAAACTTCACACTCGTTGCTCTTTGTTAAACACAGTACTTTCTACTTCAGCTATAGCACTTTCTATCAAATAATTATAGTTCCTGTCATAGAACTACCATTTTAAAGTCTAGCAATTTGTGAATAACATGAATTGAAAGAATGGTTGGATGTTGCGGTAGCTAATGGTTACTTTCACATGCATTTGAACAAGCTGGTAGCAAAACAAAGAGAACCATAAAAGAGCAAAGAGAGAAAGATGGTAGCAAAACTTCTTATTACTTGTAAAAGATGTtcagctaaaaaaaaaacaaaacaaaaaaagaccaATTCTCATACCTTCCAAATCTGAGAAGATGTCTACTACTTAGAGTAAAATCAATTTAACAATATGTACTATTGTTAGTGACTCGTTCTTCTACAACCCCCCTCCctcttccaaaaaaaagaaaaagaaaaagaaaagaacataataCATATATAGATAGCTATATGAATACAGACAATCAAATACAAATGCATGTTGTGGGTGGGTTTATAGTAAGGAATTTGCAATTTGTAACACAGTCTTCAGACAACTATTTGACAACTGAACATATTAGTGATATGACAAAATTAACAATACTCAGAGGTAGCCAGCTCCTCTTTTCAGTTTGTTGTGTTTGCATGTGTAAAGCAAATAACTCAACGGCCTCTAATACATAACTAACATAAGATGCATTGCAATGTGGATATGAAACTTGAGGAGAGTTACAGTTACAATTAGCCGAGCGTTGACTGGCCTGTCCAGGTTCAGTAAGACTTAACTCCATATCATGAGTAGCTGTCCAACCAGGTTCGTATGCTTCAAGGAAACCAATCTTTGCCTTATTAGGTAGATCATGGGGATGAACAAATGGTACTCCAGGTGGCCACGCGATCTCCATTCTTATATTGGCACATGGGCTATCTAGCGTGTGAACATGACTTTCACATTCCTTCAGGTTACAAAACCTCAGCTTGATCCCCTTCTTATCAGCAATATCCTGAACCCTCTCCTTCAGAACTCTCTGAGCCTCAAGCCGTAACCTCTTGGAAGGTGGCAAAGGTTTGCTTCTCGAATcattcttcctcctcctcatcaAGGGCTTCATAGATCCTGTACCAGCATTTCATCGATGCAAGGACCTGCTGTTAAAAACTTCCCGCTAAGGGCTACTTGCACAGAAAAGAAGTAACATATTTTAGGCTCCATGAATGCAACATAAAACGTTTTCCGTAAAACATTTTCAGCATTTTCCGATGTTTGGCTGCGCTTGGAGAACTTGGTCAACCAAAAAACATCGCCTTGTTTCCCGTAAaaaagtttatattttttaacacataaaaatattttacatccaCAACTCCTCTCTACAAACATTTTTAATGCGTAAAATGGGAAAGTAGAgtgtaattaaattattaacttTCAACTCCAATGGTGGTATCTGATCTAAGGTCATGACCCATTATCCTTCTTCATCGAGAAATAAAAGGTTTGAGAGATACAGAGATATAACAAAGAGACCAACTGGGAATATTAAGTGCTCTATCTAATCAATTGCAAAGTTGATGTTCAACAAACTAAAAACATATTggggagacagagagaaagcACCTACCCAAATTGAAGCCAGGAAACAAAATAAActtactaaaatatttttttcttttatatgagCAGAAAATTTCGTAGTTTGAGATCAAGGAAATTAGATGTTTGGTTAGTACCAAAAGAATATAAAGACTGGCTTAAACCAAATCTGGAGCTTAAAATCGTCACTTGTCCATGCttttttcgggtttttttttttttttgggagggggggtGGTGTTGGAAAAAGGAGGAAGGGTAACAAACAAGTAGTATTTTTAACTGAGGTATGAATAGCCTAATCTGAGCCAGAATGAAAATGAAGGGTAGTAAAGTCATCAGCAGAAAGAGGCTTATGGAAtcagattataattaatttatggAAACATAAAATCTACAGGTTAAGCAATGAAAAGCTAAATATTGTAAGAATGCTGCCTACCATCTTGGGCTGCGGGAAAATTGAAACACGGGATATTCTGCCTGTTGAAGAGCTGATCAGTTGGGTGGGATCTCTGCATGAAGTCATCCACCGATACTGGAAGCTGGAACTGAGCTTCAACCCCGTGACCAGCTGCTCTCATCTCTGAGCAACTGAGACTGGTCATGGATCTGGGCATGAGTTTGAAAGCCAAAGAACATCGTCCATACATGTTTCCCTGGATGCTATTAATCTCTGTTCTGTACAACGCAGGGTTGACATAGCCTGCTGTTGCCTGATAAAGTGCAAGCCCAGGATAAACAATGGCTTCTTGAGGACCAAGATCTCCATCCACTAGAATCCATCGGCCATGAAAATCTCTTATATGTAAACCTGCCTTATCTGATTTAACAAGAGATAACAAGCTTTTATCAACTTGGTGCTCGTGGTCAGGAAAAATAACCAACTGGCCATCCTCTTGGGTTGCTAAATTATGGTGTTGTGCTCCCTGAAATGATGTCCTCGCATGACAGCAAACAGACAATACCGAAGATGAAATTTCCCGATTTCTCAGGGGAACATTATCTAGTATCTCAGTAAATGGAGAGCTGCGCAAGTTCAAATAGAAGCTGATGGCATCCAGAATATCCCGAGCTGCCTTTCCAAGCAGAGCAAATACGTCTGGCAAACCAGCTGGAGGGAGATCCATTACATTGTTGGGCTCATTAGGAGTAAGGCCTGGCCGGTAATCATAAGTTTCTAGCCACAGCTGAGGATCTGCATTGTAACCAGACGTCTTGCACCACTCACGAGAGTCATTGGTATGCATCATATCCGCAGCTGGGCATGATGCTCTTTGGTGAAAGTATAGGCGAGCAGAATCCAATCCAGATCTTAAAAGAGCCCCATCACTTGCAGGAAACTGGATGATGGCAGCAGAATATTGAGCTAGTGACTGTGACAAAGTCGAGACTGATAATTTATAAGAATCAGAAGGAAGACCTTCAGAGGGTACTAGATCAGTGAGCTTCACACGACCCAAAGACGGGCCTGCCATGAAATCCTTTCAATATGCCAGCTGCCTCAGTCGGAATGGATCCTGTACAGACCATTGTAGATTGGGTGAAAATTGGCATCAGTCACAGACAAAAAGCAATTATCATCTTTCatgtcaaaaataaaacatcattcACTAAGACTGATATAAGATATTAAGGTAGCCAAAGAAATTGACATTACACTCACCAGAAAACGAAAAAAGGACCATAAAATAGAAGAATCATAAGAAAGGGGGAAAAATATGTATGCCAAAAGTTGCTTTAGTTGGTTATCTGCTCTCAGCTAGAAAGGCCAAATGCAGTAGTGCTGTTGACAAGAATTACTCAATAACCAGCTGACGCAATAATGTTTCAACACCATGAAACAGAGGctgaaaaatatgacatgtacACCGATGATATTGTAATTGACATTGGAAAAATTTGGGGAAAAGATGTAAACATATTCTAATTCAAATAAGGGCAAACCAAAAGAAATGGATTAATGAACACTCAGGATGCCAATGATTAATAAAAGATTTTGTGGCACTTACCACCAGCatacaaaaaagtaaaataacaacttttaaaaaagagtaaaattatagtttttcaTAACTACTTTCAATTCTAGGCACTAAAATATGATTGTAGAAAGGCATGCatgcaataacaaaaaaaaaaatccattttgtATTTAGCAATAAAATGTTTAGGGATACTTTACATTATGCAACGCTGTAGGGTTTTCATTAGTCCATTAGAACATGTCATGTAGTTTTCTCTGatgataatttctttttctttttgatgaatgattgatcttattgagaaaaaaaaagggttaaacccTTGTACACAAAGTGTATACAATATGGACTCAACCCTATAAGCTGCTACAATGTAAAAAGCTAATCAAATCAACCACATTTGTAGAGACAAAGTTAGGAACATTAACAAAAACCCAACCCAAGAGAGATCTCAAAAGAGAAGATTTTAGAAAGAGCATGCTTGTCTCATTATCCTCGAAAATACGAcgattcctttctctccaaatgcttcACATTAAAAGGGCAGGAATAACTTTTCAGATAGCCTCTTTGGGATGTCCCATCCCTTGTACTTTCCAGCAAAAAATAAGTTCTTGGATGTTATTAAGCATAACCCATGAGACTCCAAAAAGATTAAGGATCAATTGCCAAAGAGCCGAAGTATACTCGCAGTGGATGAGAGAAGGTGATTAGTCATTTCCTCATTCTTTTTAAACAGACAACACCAATTAGCTAAAGAGAAGAACCTCTTTCTAAGAGTATCCATCGTGAGAATTCTATCAAGTGTTGTTGTCCACAAGAAGAAAGCAACGCGAGGAAGCGCCTTGACCTTCCAAACACTTCTCCAAGGGAAAGAACTGTGCTCACTTGACAATAACAGAGTATAATAACTCTTCACTGTAAATTTCTGGATGCTAGAGGGAGTCCACAACAAGTTGTCCACTTCCCCCAAATGCGTCTTCGAGGAATATAAGAGACTAAAGAACAAGACAATGTCTATTTTAGTTCCCAATCATGTATTCCAGTTCCCAACATATATTCCTGTTCCCAACATTGTCTTAAGCATAAAACAGGATCCGATATGAGATTTCAGCACTAAAGTCTTCATCTTTCTTCCAAAATCCAAACTTTACATTAACCCATAACAAGTCTTTCATAAATTATTCTCAAATAACGTGGATCTACTCAATCCTTTAAAACAATAAGTGAACGGGGGAGCTAAGCCTATGCTAATACTTCACATAAGAATACTCAACCCTATCCTTACCGATGCTTCCTATGCTTGTCAAGCCCTAAATGGTACACCAAGCACTCACTTGTTGGACCTTTGGCGTCTATGCACAAGCCCAACTTGTATGACATCCAAATTTGTCCCATTGTTGGCTATGTACACCCATAGCACCTTGCCATGTTATAGACTAGCTTGCTTGCATCAACGAGCACGCCTTGACCTTACCTTGGCCACCATCATGCCATTGATCCAATAAGGAGAACACACTACATCAACAACATACAGTGCACTATGACATGTAGCGTAATGATCAAGCCACCTAATATTGAGCATTCGCACCTCAGCAACTCTTGTTATCATTTCTGAGTAGCTTCTTGTGTCTCATGGCATGCCTTCCTCATGTTgtgacaaacaaacaaatatatatatataaaatcacgacttgaatttcattttcttttcactaAGCACGGTTCAAAACCAATACCCTTGAGTAGGTTTTTAGCTTTTTTTGACGATCAAACCAACATGTGTTGACCACTAGAAATCATCAATCAATTAGCAAAGGCATGGCTATCGAACTGAGGAATTGCACGGGGTGCAATAGTTCTAATTTGGGTTCTTCATTTTAAACTAACGACCCAAAAACTGCCACATCATCTAGAAAAGATTACATCTCATTTTTCACCAGTTGCCTCATCTCTACGCCCACTGTACCTTCtccctcttctcctccaccaccATCGAGCTCTTATCCTGCCACCTCCCCTATTGTCACCCTGTCGCGCAAGGTAGCCTAACCACCTCCAGTGACCTAAAGGGGGTGGTTTAGCCACTATCAACtgacctttgggggtggccgaactacccccaGTGGCCAAAAGGGTGGTTCGGTCACTCTGCCCGATGGGACGACAATGATTGGGAACTGGAATACATGATTGCAATATATAAGAGGCAATGATGCCAtttacgtgtatatatataaacatcaaCGTCTAGTGTTAAAATCAAAGTGAAATCAGAATCCAGAAAAGCTAGAGAAACAGAAGAATTCAAATAAGATCAAAACCTGTAGCGGGTGGATACCAGCTGTGGCGGCTTTGAAATATCAATGGGAATTGTGGTGCACCAGGTGAAGTGAACGTTACACGAGTTGTTCCATGAACATGGCTGGGTTGAGTAAGTATGGTCTGCCGTCTGCGCGCTAGACAAATGGGAATTCAGGAATCAGGGTTCCGAATTTGGTTCAGCGATTTCAAAACcctttaaaatcttttttttttttttaaaaaaaaaaaacaatttttttctgccttttaaaaaaaaaaaaaaaaaaattcacattttcaaaccggtttttttttaaaaaaaatatatatatataatttttttttttttttgtctgcaatttaaaaatatgaattctttttcattttcaaactgttaatttttttattttcacattttatttgaaaacagTCTTGAATTTTTGACGAGCCAGAGAGACTTTAAGCCTGGTAAAACGCCTTAGCAAACCCATCAAATTTGGTTGCTTACTACTATAGTAAGAAAATGCT
Coding sequences:
- the LOC133877867 gene encoding uncharacterized protein LOC133877867 isoform X4 codes for the protein MAGPSLGRVKLTDLVPSEGLPSDSYKLSVSTLSQSLAQYSAAIIQFPASDGALLRSGLDSARLYFHQRASCPAADMMHTNDSREWCKTSGYNADPQLWLETYDYRPGLTPNEPNNVMDLPPAGLPDVFALLGKAARDILDAISFYLNLRSSPFTEILDNVPLRNREISSSVLSVCCHARTSFQGAQHHNLATQEDGQLVIFPDHEHQVDKSLLSLVKSDKAGLHIRDFHGRWILVDGDLGPQEAIVYPGLALYQATAGYVNPALYRTEINSIQGNMYGRCSLAFKLMPRSMTSLSCSEMRAAGHGVEAQFQLPVSVDDFMQRSHPTDQLFNRQNIPCFNFPAAQDGSMKPLMRRRKNDSRSKPLPPSKRLRLEAQRVLKERVQDIADKKGIKLRFCNLKECESHVHTLDSPCANIRMEIAWPPGVPFVHPHDLPNKAKIGFLEAYEPGWTATHDMENQCP
- the LOC133877867 gene encoding uncharacterized protein LOC133877867 isoform X3, translated to MAGPSLGRVKLTDLVPSEGLPSDSYKLSVSTLSQSLAQYSAAIIQFPASDGALLRSGLDSARLYFHQRASCPAADMMHTNDSREWCKTSGYNADPQLWLETYDYRPGLTPNEPNNVMDLPPAGLPDVFALLGKAARDILDAISFYLNLRSSPFTEILDNVPLRNREISSSVLSVCCHARTSFQGAQHHNLATQEDGQLVIFPDHEHQVDKSLLSLVKSDKAGLHIRDFHGRWILVDGDLGPQEAIVYPGLALYQATAGYVNPALYRTEINSIQGNMYGRCSLAFKLMPRSMTSLSCSEMRAAGHGVEAQFQLPVSVDDFMQRSHPTDQLFNRQNIPCFNFPAAQDGSMKPLMRRRKNDSRSKPLPPSKRLRLEAQRVLKERVQDIADKKGIKLRFCNLKECESHVHTLDSPCANIRMEIAWPPGVPFVHPHDLPNKAKIGFLEAYEPGWTATHDMELSLTEPGQASQRSAN
- the LOC133877867 gene encoding uncharacterized protein LOC133877867 isoform X2, whose amino-acid sequence is MAGPSLGRVKLTDLVPSEGLPSDSYKLSVSTLSQSLAQYSAAIIQFPASDGALLRSGLDSARLYFHQRASCPAADMMHTNDSREWCKTSGYNADPQLWLETYDYRPGLTPNEPNNVMDLPPAGLPDVFALLGKAARDILDAISFYLNLRSSPFTEILDNVPLRNREISSSVLSVCCHARTSFQGAQHHNLATQEDGQLVIFPDHEHQVDKSLLSLVKSDKAGLHIRDFHGRWILVDGDLGPQEAIVYPGLALYQATAGYVNPALYRTEINSIQGNMYGRCSLAFKLMPRSMTSLSCSEMRAAGHGVEAQFQLPVSVDDFMQRSHPTDQLFNRQNIPCFNFPAAQDGSMKPLMRRRKNDSRSKPLPPSKRLRLEAQRVLKERVQDIADKKGIKLRFCNLKECESHVHTLDSPCANIRMEIAWPPGVPFVHPHDLPNKAKIGFLEAYEPGWTATHDMELSLTEPGQASQRSANCN
- the LOC133877867 gene encoding uncharacterized protein LOC133877867 isoform X1: MAGPSLGRVKLTDLVPSEGLPSDSYKLSVSTLSQSLAQYSAAIIQFPASDGALLRSGLDSARLYFHQRASCPAADMMHTNDSREWCKTSGYNADPQLWLETYDYRPGLTPNEPNNVMDLPPAGLPDVFALLGKAARDILDAISFYLNLRSSPFTEILDNVPLRNREISSSVLSVCCHARTSFQGAQHHNLATQEDGQLVIFPDHEHQVDKSLLSLVKSDKAGLHIRDFHGRWILVDGDLGPQEAIVYPGLALYQATAGYVNPALYRTEINSIQGNMYGRCSLAFKLMPRSMTSLSCSEMRAAGHGVEAQFQLPVSVDDFMQRSHPTDQLFNRQNIPCFNFPAAQDGSMKPLMRRRKNDSRSKPLPPSKRLRLEAQRVLKERVQDIADKKGIKLRFCNLKECESHVHTLDSPCANIRMEIAWPPGVPFVHPHDLPNKAKIGFLEAYEPGWTATHDMELSLTEPGQASQRSANCNCNSPQVSYPHCNASYVSYVLEAVELFALHMQTQQTEKRSWLPLSIVNFVISLICSVVK